From a single Aquarana catesbeiana isolate 2022-GZ linkage group LG09, ASM4218655v1, whole genome shotgun sequence genomic region:
- the LOC141107276 gene encoding olfactory receptor-like protein COR4 — protein sequence MCDNGTTVTEFFMIGFRSISDLKILLFILLLITYILILFGNVFIILLVSTCHHLNVPMYIFLRNLSLADVLFTTNIMPKMLHVILKEGSPISTTGCLIQYYVYLASTYTQSLILTVMAFDRYLAICHPLRYPSIMNQNLCCHLVYWPWAICFLLLQTEIAFLLQVKFCGSNIIEHFYCDFVPILAIASSDTSTVETEDFVFGIPFMFLPFIFVTASYLCILVSIFKMTSIAGRWKAFSTCSAHLATILIFFVTQITIYTFPVGNETFQGKTVKYLLYTVLTPFINPILYSMRNHEIKRAILQLFFVNNTK from the coding sequence ATGTGCGACAATGGAACAACTGTTACAGAGTTTTTCATGATTGGGTTTAGGAGTATCTCAGACCTGAAGATTCTGCTTTTCATTTTGTTATTGATTACCTACATCCTTATATTATTTGGCAACGTCTTCATCATCTTATTAGTGTCAACATGCCATCATCTCAATGTGCCCATGTACATCTTCCTGCGAAACCTTTCCTTGGCAGATGTCCTTTTCACCACCAATATTATGCCGAAAATGTTGCATGTCATACTGAAAGAAGGATCTCCTATTTCCACCACAGGTTGCTTAATTCAGTATTATGTTTACCTTGCTTCGACATACACTCAGTCTTTGATTCTTACTGTAATGGCTTTTGACCGCTATTTGGCCATTTGCCACCCGTTGCGTTACCCTTCCATCATGAATCAAAATCTTTGCTGCCACCTTGTCTACTGGCCTTGGGCAATTTGTTTTCTCCTTCTTCAAACTGAAATAGCTTTTCTGTTACAGGTAAAATTTTGTGGTTCTAATATTATTGAACATTTCTACTGCGACTTTGTCCCGATCTTAGCCATTGCTTCATCAGACACATCAACCGTAGAGACAGAAGACTTTGTATTTGGCATCCCTTTCATGTTTCTACCATTTATATTTGTTACTGCTTCCTATTTATGTATTTTAGTTTCAATTTTTAAAATGACATCTATTGCTGGTCGATGGAAAGCCTTCTCTACGTGTAGTGCCCACCTTGCCACCATCTTGATCTTCTTTGTGACTCAGATCACCATATATACCTTTCCAGTTGGGAATGAAACATTTCAAGGCAAGACAGTGAAATATCTTCTGTATACTGTTCTGACACCATTTATTAATCCAATTCTTTATAGTATGAGGAACCATGAAATTAAGAGAGCAATTCtgcaacttttttttgtaaataataccAAATAA